The Engystomops pustulosus chromosome 4, aEngPut4.maternal, whole genome shotgun sequence genome contains a region encoding:
- the TTI2 gene encoding TELO2-interacting protein 2 translates to MAAAEHPLERALVGVCACMGRPPIPPRSRAACVELLQSFFLWASPSAESGCGEEILARGSPAMRASLVLTEAVKAVSRGGGQVTGAGTAEEGPELKSQTAEESGKSNLVKGDVEKTGNKDVAPSPKVKALSAPVVLDAQCVLDCATAPLLLLCGVHIQEAAWSDPQARCLSNQLLLSLLDAAHCPSVTELLRGSPEEPYSPYRAALGLLGPRLRKDTWPSHPDASLVFPWLLFQVPRPFLSEYLSRVMPPSLLLSDDYKLKNKILGVRCLHHIVKNVPAAELRQYNRALVVYHALRNHLYSTEHDLIEVVLPCLLDLFPILHKPPPALGAYKKDAEDPADQVMQLLLTHMEMEHRINLRRLYARTLPAFQERLGVGIVRHLKRLLQVIVGYLEVYDGPAEAARLSILETLQGTIKYAWPRIPPRLPLLLKSLLKLIHELSTEANQNSPSITETLLKEATECLLLLDHCCKGQVKAALKDIPTVCNKPLLRKCIQKVLQGT, encoded by the exons ATGGCAGCTGCCGAGCATCCCCTGGAGCGCGCCCTGGTCGGGGTGTGCGCCTGCATGGGCCGACCCCCCATCCCTCCGCGGTCCCGGGCCGCCTGTGTGGAGCTGCTGCAGTCGTTTTTCCTTTGGGCTTCCCCCAGTGCGGAGTCGGGATGTGGGGAGGAAATTCTGGCCAGGGGGTCGCCAGCGATGCGGGCATCTCTGGTCCTCACCGAGGCTGTGAAAGCCGTGTCACGTGGTGGTGGTCAGGTGACCGGCGCCGGGACCGCGGAGGAGGGGCCAGAACTGAAGTCTCAAACCGCGGAGGAGTCTGGGAAATCTAATTTGGTGAAGGGAGATGTTGAAAAAACAGGAAACAAAGACGTGGCCCCTTCACCAAAAGTGAAGGCATTGTCTGCCCCCGTTGTATTAGACGCTCagtgtgtcctggactgtgccaCCGCTCCTCTGCTGCTCCTCTGCGGGGTCCATATCCAGGAAGCAGCATGGAGCGACCCCCAGGCCCGCTGTCTGTCCAATCAGCTGCTGCTATCTCTGCTGGATGCGGCACATTGCCCCTCAGTGACTGAACTGCTGCGGGGGTCACCCGAGGAGCCATATAGCCCCTACAGGGCGGCCCTGGGGCTGCTGGGACCTCGGCTGCGCAA AGACACGTGGCCTTCGCACCCGGACGCCAGCCTGGTCTTCCCCTGGTTGCTGTTCCAGGTCCCCCGGCCGTTCCTCTCAGAATACCTCAGCCGGGTGATGCCGCCCTCGCTGCTCTTATCTGATGACTACAAGCTGAAGAATAAGATACTGGGCGTCCGCTGCCTGCACCATATTGTCAAAAACGTG CCGGCGGCAGAGCTGAGACAGTACAATCGGGCCTTGGTTGTGTATCACGCACTACGGAACCATCTCTACTCTACTGAGCACGACCTCATTGAG GTGGTGCTGCCCTGTCTGCTGGATCTGTTTCCCATCCTTCACAAGCCACCGCCCGCACTGGGTGCATACAAGAAAGACGCGGAGGACCCTGCAGACCAAGTCATGCAGCTGCTTCTCACACACATGGAGATGGAGCACAGGATCAACCTACGTAGACTCTACGCCCGCACCCTGCCCGCTTTTCAGGAGAG GCTCGGAGTGGGGATCGTCCGTCACTTGAAGAGGCTGCTGCAGGTGATAGTCGGGTATCTGGAGGTGTATGATGGTCCCGCAGAAGCTGCTCGCCTCAGCATCCTGGAAACTTTACAGGGAACCATCAAATACGCGTGGCCAAG GATCCCCCCGAGGCTTCCGCTCCTCTTAAAGTCTCTCCTGAAGCTCATACATGAACTTTCCACTGAGGCGAATCAGAATTCTCCATCCATCACCGAAACCTTACTCAAGGAAGCCACCGAGTGCCTACTGCTTCTAGACCACTGCTGCAAAGGACAAGTCAAA GCGGCCCTAAAAGACATCCCTACAGTGTGCAATAAGCCTCTCCTCCGGAAGTGCATCCAGAAAGTACTACAAGGTACATGA